One region of Nitrospirota bacterium genomic DNA includes:
- a CDS encoding CO dehydrogenase/CO-methylating acetyl-CoA synthase complex subunit beta (in acetogenic organisms, this enzyme complex converts carbon dioxide to acetyl-CoA while in methanogenic organisms this enzyme is used to degrade acetyl-CoA to form methane and carbon dioxide; part of an enzyme complex): MSKLIASAAIRGANTLVKRAEEMLEKAIAEHGEDYVFEFPDTAFYLPMVYAMTAYPVKTLGDMRVALGYAKEMSHPEPEEALWKPYLGEALDSGMATLFAEEVILALRYIEGLEPVKDPETGFEYNGFITDTIQRNLGIQLVDGSMPGFAAIIGAAPDEDKALSIVRELQEKNILTFLSGHSNGNSMTKQLLNKGVELGWDSRIVPLGPETEHTLYALDWAIRASLIFGGKKPGAFREHLHYQKDRVFAFAIVLGALDDIKWTTGAGAINMGFPAVADTDIPVIHPTGVCTYEEVDKEFDHAQIVQRAIEIRGLKIVVEKPPIPVAYGPAFEGERIRKEDMFMEFGGQRTPAFELVEMKDMEEVEDGKITVEGANWQETYQAGGKMPLGIVAKVAGRKMQKDFESVIERKVHHVLNEAQGIWHMGQRDMNWIRISNAAQKDGITLEHLGVILTTMVKHLFKSIVDKVEVTLYTDEAKVKELAEQARAVYRERDDRLGNLTDEAVDTFYSCLLCQSFAPSHVCVITPERLGLCGAFNWLDTKAAFKIYMMR; this comes from the coding sequence ATGTCGAAACTCATTGCCTCTGCCGCGATACGGGGAGCCAACACCCTCGTAAAGCGGGCGGAAGAGATGCTGGAGAAGGCCATCGCCGAGCACGGCGAGGATTATGTCTTCGAGTTCCCGGACACGGCGTTCTATCTGCCCATGGTCTACGCCATGACGGCCTATCCGGTGAAAACCCTCGGGGACATGCGCGTGGCCCTGGGCTATGCCAAGGAGATGTCCCATCCGGAGCCTGAAGAAGCACTCTGGAAACCCTACCTCGGCGAGGCCCTGGACTCCGGGATGGCCACCCTCTTTGCCGAAGAGGTCATCCTGGCCCTCCGCTACATCGAGGGGCTGGAGCCCGTGAAGGACCCCGAGACCGGGTTCGAGTACAACGGCTTTATCACCGACACCATCCAGAGGAACCTGGGCATCCAGCTCGTCGACGGCTCCATGCCGGGGTTTGCCGCCATCATCGGGGCGGCCCCCGACGAGGACAAGGCCCTGAGCATCGTCAGGGAACTGCAGGAGAAGAACATCCTGACCTTCCTCTCCGGCCACTCCAACGGAAACAGCATGACCAAGCAGCTCCTGAACAAGGGCGTGGAGCTGGGCTGGGATTCCCGCATCGTGCCCCTCGGCCCCGAAACGGAGCACACCCTGTACGCCCTGGACTGGGCCATCCGGGCCTCCCTCATCTTCGGCGGAAAGAAGCCCGGCGCCTTCCGGGAGCATCTCCACTACCAGAAGGACCGCGTGTTCGCCTTCGCCATCGTCCTGGGGGCGCTGGACGACATCAAGTGGACCACCGGCGCAGGGGCCATCAACATGGGCTTCCCCGCCGTGGCCGACACCGACATACCGGTCATCCACCCCACGGGCGTTTGCACCTACGAGGAAGTGGACAAGGAGTTCGACCATGCCCAGATCGTGCAGCGGGCCATCGAGATACGGGGCCTGAAGATCGTGGTCGAGAAGCCCCCCATCCCCGTGGCCTACGGCCCCGCGTTCGAGGGCGAGCGCATCCGCAAGGAAGACATGTTCATGGAGTTCGGCGGCCAGCGCACCCCGGCCTTCGAGCTCGTGGAGATGAAGGACATGGAGGAGGTGGAGGACGGCAAGATTACCGTCGAGGGCGCCAACTGGCAGGAGACCTACCAGGCCGGCGGCAAGATGCCCCTGGGCATCGTGGCCAAGGTGGCCGGCCGGAAGATGCAGAAGGACTTCGAGAGCGTCATCGAGCGGAAGGTTCACCACGTGCTGAACGAGGCCCAGGGCATCTGGCACATGGGCCAGCGCGACATGAACTGGATACGCATCAGCAACGCCGCCCAGAAAGACGGCATTACCCTGGAGCACCTGGGCGTCATCCTCACCACCATGGTCAAGCATCTCTTCAAGAGCATCGTGGACAAGGTGGAGGTCACCCTGTACACCGACGAGGCCAAGGTCAAGGAGCTGGCCGAGCAGGCCCGCGCCGTCTACAGGGAGCGCGACGACCGCCTGGGCAACCTCACGGACGAGGCCGTCGACACCTTCTACTCCTGCCTCCTGTGCCAGAGCTTCGCCCCGAGCCACGTCTGCGTCATTACCCCCGAGAGGCTGGGCCTCTGCGGGGCCTTCAACTGGCTGGACACCAAGGCGGCCTTTAAAATTTATATGATGCGATAG
- the acsC gene encoding acetyl-CoA decarbonylase/synthase complex subunit gamma has protein sequence MALTGVQIFKLLPKTNCKKCGYPTCLAFAMKLAQRQASIEDCPDVSEEAKRTLGEEAAPPIRPVTIGMGEKAVTMGEEMVLFRHDKKFFHPTVYAVQIKDTAPEADAAATIDEVLASEMERVGQHLRIDALYLSNESGESAPLEALVKLAAEKAPGFPLIIAATDASVASEALAYVEGSKPLLFGANAENLESMCRLAREKGASLGLVAKSLEEASELTEKAKAHGVEDLVIDPGARKAGEILRDNTLMRRAALKKNFKPLGYPILTPVQRDDEMLETLVATVGVCKYSSIVVLSSVKKWKSLALFALRQNIYTDPQVPMQVEQKVYNIGEPDGAAPLMITTNFSLTYFIVAGEVENSKVPSRLAVMDCEGLSVLTAWAAGKFTATKIAQFIKESGVENEVANKELIIPGYVAILSGALEDKLEGWKITVGPREANAIPAFLKSR, from the coding sequence ATGGCATTGACGGGTGTTCAGATATTCAAGCTCCTTCCCAAGACCAACTGCAAGAAGTGCGGGTATCCCACCTGCCTGGCCTTCGCCATGAAGCTCGCCCAGCGGCAGGCCTCCATCGAGGACTGCCCGGACGTCTCGGAGGAGGCCAAGAGGACCCTGGGCGAGGAGGCGGCCCCGCCCATCCGCCCGGTAACAATCGGTATGGGAGAGAAAGCCGTCACCATGGGCGAGGAGATGGTGCTGTTCCGCCACGACAAGAAGTTCTTTCATCCCACGGTCTATGCCGTCCAGATAAAGGACACCGCGCCGGAGGCCGACGCGGCCGCGACCATCGACGAGGTGCTCGCCTCCGAGATGGAGCGCGTGGGGCAGCACCTGAGGATAGACGCCCTTTATCTTTCCAACGAGTCCGGAGAATCCGCACCCCTGGAGGCCCTGGTGAAGCTGGCCGCCGAGAAGGCCCCGGGGTTTCCCCTCATCATCGCCGCCACGGACGCCTCGGTGGCCTCCGAGGCCCTGGCCTACGTGGAGGGCAGCAAGCCCCTGCTTTTCGGGGCCAACGCCGAGAACCTGGAGTCCATGTGCAGGCTGGCCAGGGAGAAAGGGGCTTCCCTGGGGCTCGTGGCCAAGAGCCTCGAGGAGGCCAGCGAGCTTACCGAGAAGGCCAAGGCCCACGGCGTGGAGGACCTGGTCATCGACCCCGGAGCCAGAAAGGCCGGGGAGATACTCCGCGACAACACCCTGATGAGAAGAGCGGCCCTCAAGAAGAACTTCAAGCCCCTGGGCTATCCCATCCTCACCCCCGTCCAGAGGGACGACGAGATGCTCGAGACCCTGGTGGCGACGGTGGGGGTCTGCAAGTACTCCTCCATCGTGGTCCTCTCCAGCGTGAAGAAGTGGAAGAGCCTCGCCCTCTTCGCCCTGAGGCAGAACATCTACACCGACCCTCAGGTCCCCATGCAGGTGGAGCAGAAGGTCTACAACATCGGCGAGCCCGACGGCGCGGCCCCGCTGATGATAACGACCAACTTCTCCCTCACCTACTTCATCGTGGCCGGCGAGGTGGAAAACAGCAAGGTGCCCAGCCGCCTGGCGGTCATGGACTGCGAGGGCCTCTCCGTCCTGACGGCCTGGGCCGCCGGGAAGTTCACGGCAACCAAGATAGCCCAGTTCATCAAGGAAAGCGGCGTGGAGAACGAAGTGGCCAACAAGGAGCTCATCATCCCCGGCTACGTGGCCATCCTTTCCGGGGCCCTGGAGGACAAGCTCGAGGGCTGGAAGATAACGGTGGGCCCCCGGGAGGCCAACGCCATTCCCGCTTTCCTGAAATCGCGGTGA
- a CDS encoding dihydropteroate synthase: MLVIGEKLSVIAKRVREAMENRDKGPIQEIAKLQHQYGAGMIDANIGPAEDGGEELMQWMVTTIQEAVPLPVCLDTTNAKAIEAGLQVHNSEWGRPLINSTSNDPERFPIVELAAKYNSQLIGLTVGKGGLPADAEERAGIASEIMARAMENGIALEDLYLDPLVLQIATTQEQALKVVQSVKMFQELNDPPMKTVVGLSNISNGCPKEVRPILDRYYLALLMYEGLTAAIADPREVRETVKTIDVMMGKTLYAHSFLEM; encoded by the coding sequence ATGCTCGTCATCGGTGAAAAACTGAGTGTTATCGCCAAGCGGGTCCGCGAGGCCATGGAAAACAGGGACAAGGGCCCCATCCAGGAGATAGCGAAGCTCCAGCATCAGTACGGGGCCGGCATGATAGACGCCAACATAGGCCCCGCCGAGGACGGCGGCGAGGAGCTGATGCAGTGGATGGTCACCACCATCCAGGAGGCAGTCCCCCTGCCCGTCTGCCTGGACACCACCAACGCCAAGGCCATCGAGGCGGGTCTCCAGGTGCACAACAGCGAATGGGGCAGGCCCCTCATCAACTCCACCAGCAACGACCCCGAGAGGTTCCCCATCGTGGAGCTGGCGGCCAAGTACAACTCCCAGCTCATCGGGCTTACCGTGGGCAAGGGCGGCCTGCCTGCCGACGCGGAGGAGCGGGCCGGCATCGCCTCGGAGATAATGGCCCGGGCCATGGAAAACGGCATTGCCCTGGAGGACCTGTACCTGGACCCCCTGGTGCTTCAGATAGCCACCACGCAGGAGCAGGCCCTCAAGGTCGTCCAGTCGGTCAAGATGTTCCAGGAGCTGAACGACCCTCCGATGAAGACCGTGGTCGGCCTGAGCAACATATCCAACGGCTGCCCCAAGGAGGTCCGCCCCATCCTGGACCGCTACTATCTCGCCCTCCTCATGTACGAAGGGCTCACCGCCGCCATCGCGGACCCCAGGGAAGTCAGGGAGACGGTCAAGACCATCGACGTCATGATGGGCAAGACGCTGTACGCCCACTCGTTCCTCGAAATGTAA
- a CDS encoding heavy metal translocating P-type ATPase — MVEKNRADKGDGDRRTLDIHVTGMSCAACAARVEQGLKETEGVDEAAVNFAAERATVSFDSRRIQPHDLIEKVQDLGYGASVERTEIPIKGMTCAACVARVQRAIEGLDGVLSASVNLATERAVVEYVPEQVGLRDFRRAIKEAGYDVLSVQKGEDVVEKERREREAAFRAMKRKLFTGIALSVPVFLLVFWERLGLSAFLDIPRYWNYRLQLVLETPIQFWIGWQFYAGALSAARHRSTNMNTLIAVGTSAAYLYSITATFFPWVFEIKGYSAHVYFDTAGAIIVLILLGRVLEARARGHTSEAIKKLMGLQARTARVVRDGTEEDLPVEEVEPGDIVIVRPGEKIPVDGVIREGSSSVDESMVTGESIPVEKGAGEEVIGATVNKTGSFRFEATKVGRDTMLAQIIRMVQEAQGTKPPIARLADKIASIFVPTVMGIATVTFLVWLFFGPAPAFTYAVLNFIAVLIIACPCALGLATPTSIMVGTGKGAENGILIRGGESLETAHKIDAIVFDKTGTLTRGEPSVTDVLGRDGFSEADVLFLAASAERGSEHPLGESIVRKARAAGANLAEHGAFEAVPGKGIRTEVQGRKVLLGNAALMEHDGVERGGLAGEAERLAGEGKTPMFVAVDGRAAGVVAVADTLKESSLRAVQALGKMGVEVVMLTGDNRRTAEAIAREAGIDRVLSEVLPDEKAAHVRKLQEEGKVVAMVGDGINDAPALAQADVGIAIGTGTDVAIEASDITLIKGDLTGVATAIALSKATLRNIKQNLFWAFAYNTILIPLAAGVLFPFYGILLSPIFAAAAMGMSSVTVVSNALRLRKFRFQAS, encoded by the coding sequence ATGGTTGAGAAGAACAGGGCAGATAAGGGAGACGGCGACAGAAGGACCCTGGACATCCACGTGACGGGCATGTCCTGTGCCGCCTGTGCGGCACGGGTGGAGCAGGGCCTGAAGGAGACGGAGGGCGTCGACGAGGCCGCGGTCAACTTCGCCGCCGAACGGGCTACGGTGAGTTTCGACTCCCGGCGCATCCAGCCGCACGACCTTATCGAGAAAGTGCAGGACCTAGGCTACGGGGCCTCGGTGGAGAGGACTGAGATTCCCATCAAGGGGATGACTTGCGCTGCCTGCGTGGCCAGGGTGCAGAGGGCCATCGAGGGCCTCGACGGGGTCCTCTCGGCCTCGGTGAACCTGGCCACGGAGCGGGCCGTGGTAGAGTACGTGCCGGAGCAGGTGGGCCTGAGGGACTTCCGCAGGGCCATAAAGGAAGCGGGCTACGACGTCCTCAGCGTGCAGAAGGGCGAGGACGTGGTCGAGAAGGAGAGAAGGGAGCGGGAGGCGGCCTTCAGGGCCATGAAGAGGAAGCTCTTCACAGGCATTGCCCTGTCGGTCCCGGTGTTTCTCCTGGTTTTCTGGGAGAGGCTCGGCCTTTCGGCCTTCCTTGATATTCCCCGGTACTGGAACTACCGTCTCCAGCTCGTCCTGGAAACCCCCATACAGTTCTGGATAGGCTGGCAGTTTTACGCCGGAGCACTCTCGGCGGCCCGGCACCGCTCGACCAACATGAACACCCTCATCGCCGTGGGCACCTCGGCCGCCTACCTCTACAGCATCACGGCGACCTTCTTCCCTTGGGTCTTTGAGATAAAGGGTTACTCCGCCCACGTCTATTTCGACACCGCCGGGGCCATCATCGTCCTCATTCTCCTGGGGCGGGTTTTGGAGGCGCGCGCCCGGGGGCACACCTCCGAGGCCATCAAGAAGCTCATGGGGCTTCAGGCCCGCACAGCCCGGGTGGTGCGGGACGGCACCGAGGAGGACCTCCCGGTGGAGGAGGTCGAGCCCGGCGATATCGTCATCGTGCGCCCCGGGGAGAAGATACCCGTGGACGGCGTCATCCGGGAGGGCTCTTCCTCCGTGGATGAGTCCATGGTCACCGGAGAGTCCATCCCCGTGGAGAAGGGCGCGGGCGAGGAGGTCATCGGGGCCACCGTCAACAAGACCGGGAGCTTCAGGTTCGAGGCTACCAAGGTGGGCCGCGACACCATGCTGGCCCAGATAATCAGGATGGTGCAGGAGGCACAGGGCACCAAGCCCCCCATAGCGCGGCTGGCCGACAAGATAGCATCCATATTCGTCCCCACGGTGATGGGCATCGCCACCGTGACGTTTCTGGTCTGGTTGTTCTTCGGGCCTGCTCCGGCCTTTACTTATGCGGTCCTGAACTTCATCGCCGTCCTCATCATCGCCTGTCCCTGTGCCCTGGGGCTGGCCACCCCCACCTCCATCATGGTGGGCACTGGGAAGGGGGCTGAAAACGGCATCCTCATCAGGGGTGGGGAGTCCCTGGAGACGGCCCACAAGATAGACGCCATCGTCTTCGACAAGACGGGCACCCTCACCAGGGGAGAGCCTTCGGTGACCGACGTCCTGGGCAGGGACGGGTTCTCGGAGGCCGATGTCCTTTTTCTTGCCGCCAGTGCGGAGCGCGGCTCTGAGCACCCCCTGGGGGAGTCAATCGTGAGGAAGGCCAGGGCGGCCGGGGCAAATCTGGCCGAGCACGGCGCCTTCGAGGCGGTGCCCGGCAAAGGCATCAGGACGGAGGTGCAGGGGCGGAAGGTCCTTCTGGGCAACGCCGCCCTGATGGAGCATGACGGCGTGGAGCGCGGCGGCCTTGCCGGAGAGGCAGAGCGCCTGGCAGGGGAGGGGAAGACCCCGATGTTCGTGGCCGTGGACGGCCGGGCGGCGGGCGTCGTCGCCGTGGCCGACACCCTCAAGGAAAGCTCCCTGCGGGCCGTGCAGGCGCTCGGGAAAATGGGCGTGGAGGTCGTGATGCTTACCGGGGACAACAGGCGCACGGCGGAGGCCATCGCCCGGGAGGCGGGCATCGACCGCGTGCTCTCGGAGGTCCTTCCGGACGAGAAGGCGGCCCACGTGCGGAAGCTCCAGGAGGAGGGCAAGGTGGTGGCCATGGTGGGCGACGGCATAAACGACGCCCCCGCGCTGGCCCAGGCCGACGTGGGCATAGCCATCGGCACCGGCACGGACGTGGCCATCGAAGCCTCCGACATCACCCTCATCAAGGGCGACCTCACGGGGGTAGCCACGGCCATCGCCCTTTCGAAGGCGACCCTCCGGAACATCAAGCAGAACCTTTTCTGGGCCTTCGCCTATAACACCATCCTCATCCCCTTGGCGGCGGGTGTGCTCTTCCCCTTCTACGGCATTCTCCTGAGCCCCATCTTCGCCGCGGCGGCCATGGGGATGTCCTCGGTGACGGTCGTCAGCAACGCCCTGAGGCTCCGGAAGTTCCGCTTCCAGGCGTCCTGA
- a CDS encoding acetyl-CoA decarbonylase/synthase complex subunit delta, producing MAFTAPKETYPGKVYPVGMGTAEKAVIVGGENVLPFHGFEGEIPGKPLVALEVQDVPPQDWPKAVRDACESVSGDPVSWAKHCQDALGARAIALRLIGTHPDREDRSAEDAVKTVTDVLAAVQVPLVIMGSNHVEKDSQVLVAVAEAAKGRNCLIGKAQEANYKTIAAAAMANDHQLIAMSELDINLSKQLNILITQMGFAKERIVTDPMSSALGYGLEYTYSVMERIRLAALTQNDAVMQPPMLADLGMYVWKIKETTATAEDMPEWGTLPERGIAWEAATAAAFLLAGAELLVMRHPEAVEAVEKFIAEMEV from the coding sequence ATGGCTTTCACAGCACCGAAGGAAACCTACCCGGGCAAGGTCTACCCGGTCGGCATGGGGACGGCGGAGAAGGCCGTCATCGTCGGCGGCGAGAACGTCCTGCCCTTCCACGGCTTCGAGGGTGAGATACCCGGCAAGCCCCTCGTGGCCCTGGAGGTCCAGGACGTGCCTCCTCAGGACTGGCCCAAGGCCGTCCGTGACGCCTGCGAGAGTGTCTCGGGCGACCCGGTCTCCTGGGCCAAGCACTGCCAGGACGCCCTGGGGGCGCGGGCCATCGCCCTGAGGCTCATCGGCACCCATCCGGACAGGGAAGACCGCTCGGCGGAGGATGCCGTCAAGACCGTCACCGACGTGCTGGCGGCTGTGCAGGTGCCCCTCGTCATCATGGGGAGCAACCACGTGGAGAAGGACTCCCAGGTCCTGGTGGCCGTGGCCGAGGCCGCCAAGGGCCGCAACTGCCTCATCGGGAAGGCCCAGGAGGCCAACTACAAGACCATCGCGGCGGCCGCCATGGCCAACGACCACCAGCTCATCGCCATGAGCGAGCTGGACATCAACCTGTCCAAGCAGCTCAACATTCTCATCACCCAGATGGGCTTTGCCAAGGAGCGCATTGTCACCGACCCCATGTCCAGCGCCCTCGGGTACGGCCTTGAGTACACCTACTCGGTCATGGAGCGCATCAGGCTGGCCGCCCTCACCCAGAACGACGCCGTCATGCAGCCCCCCATGCTCGCCGACCTGGGCATGTACGTCTGGAAGATAAAGGAGACCACGGCCACCGCCGAAGATATGCCCGAGTGGGGGACCCTCCCGGAGCGGGGCATCGCCTGGGAGGCCGCCACGGCCGCGGCGTTTCTCCTTGCGGGGGCGGAGCTCCTCGTGATGCGCCACCCCGAGGCAGTGGAGGCAGTGGAAAAGTTCATCGCCGAGATGGAGGTATAG